From the genome of Papaver somniferum cultivar HN1 chromosome 2, ASM357369v1, whole genome shotgun sequence, one region includes:
- the LOC113350931 gene encoding cold-responsive protein kinase 1-like has product MAQGGANTQLANSDVNSKKSLNWKTRVKICLGIAKGLAFLHHKDQWKPLIIHRYIEPANILLDKYLHPKISGFGGLGFAKVKIHTTPQSGYFDPEYFIQGTVNDKTDVYSFGVLILVLFSGKGPIYREKRSESDILVSFAQELKEKGDLYKLIDGDLNMQYSAEEATMILNLAIMCTSFTGKLRPTILLEVVNILEGKTKMKTPGVDPLSSTVVNSEVVISKRLP; this is encoded by the exons ATGGCGCAAGGAGGGGCTAATACCCAACTTGCTAATA GTGATGTGAATTCAAAGAAGAGCCTCAACTGGAAAACCAGAGTTAAGATTTGTCTTGGAATAGCGAAGGGTCTTGCTTTTCTACATCATAAAGATCAATGGAAACCCCTCATTATCCACAGATATATTGAACCTGCAAATATTTTACTTGATAAGTATCTTCATCCCAAAATATCTGGTTTTGGGGGGCTAGGCTTTGCGAAGGTGAAGATACACACTACACCACAGAG TGGATACTTTGACCCTGAGTATTTTATTCAGGGTACCGTAAATGATAAGACAGATGTTTATAGTTTTGGAGTGCTCATACTTGTACTATTTAGTGGAAAGGGACCGATATACAGAGAAAAAAGATCTGAGTCCGACATCCTTGTGTCATTT GCCCAAGAGTTAAAAGAGAAGGGCGATCtttataaattgattgatggagaCTTGAATATGCAATATTCAGCTGAAGAAGCTACTATGATTTTGAATTTGGCAATTATGTGCACTAGTTTTACTGGTAAATTGAGGCCTACCATATTATTGGAAGTTGTTAATATTCTTGAAGGAAAAACCAAAATGAAGACCCCTGGAGTCGATCCACTATCTTCAACAGTAGTCAATTCTGAGGTGGTCATTTCTAAGAGGCTCCCCTAG